The Mesorhizobium sp. AR02 genomic interval GCTCATAGACGCGCCAGGTGCCGATTTCGCGGCCGGAAAAATTGGTCATCGCCCAGGGATAGATGAAGCCGATGCCGGTGCCGGCCAGCAGGATCAGCACAAACAGAAAGCGCATTCAGACAGTCACCTTGTAATCGCACCTTGCTGGACAATTAGCTTGCGTTGGCGCTGTCGCGCAGGCGTTCCATCTCGTCCAGCAGCATGTCTAGGCCAAGCTCGAATGTCTTGTCGAATTCGGCGGTGCTAAAAAAGCGCCCGGCGGCCATGACATTGGGAAAATCCCGGGCCAGTTGCTCGTCGCCGACCGTGTTCACCGCCGACGGCCCCTTGGCATAGCCTGCGTTCTCGTCCAGCACCGCGCCCATCAGATAATAACCGACGGCACGAAACAGCCGCGCGCTGAGTTCGGCGTCGAAGCCGCCATCCCTGAACAGGCCGATAACGCCGTTCAACCAGGCAAGGCAGGTCGGCGAGTTCATGCGGTAAGTCACGAAGAAAGTGGCATAGGCCGGATGATCGCGGCCGATGCGTCGAAAATCCTCGATGGCAATGCGCATCCTTTGCCGCCACGGCAGGCTGGCGTCGGGCATTTCAAGCGCTCCGACCAGCCGGTCGACCAGCGCTTCATGCAAATGCGCCACCGAAGGAAAGTGGTGATAAATGCTCATCGCCTCGCAGCCGAGTGCCGCCGCGAGCTTGCGCATCGAAAAGCCGGCGAGCCCCTCCTTCTCGATCACCTCGAAGGCCGCGTCCTCGATCATCTCGCGCGACAGCCGGCCACGGGTTCTGGTCTTTTTTATCGATGAGTCCATAGCGCCGCTTGACAACTTACACTGTAAGGTTCATTTTTCACATCACCTTACATCGTAAGGCTAACAAAGACCAGAGGAGAATGTCATGTCTGCCAATCGCATTCTTTCATCCGTGCTTTCATCCATACGCCACGCCTTTCTGCTTGCCGCTGCCGGCTGTGCGCTGACGATGGCCGCCGCACCTGCCTATGCCGACGACTATGATGCAACCCTCAAGGACATCCAGTCGACCATGGGCGGCGTGCCGAGCTTTGTGAAGCAGTTTCCCAAAGCCGGTCTGCCCGGCGCGTGGGCCGAGGTCAAGGCCATCGAACTCAGCGACAAGACAGCGCTGCCGCCAAAGGTCAAGTCGCTGATCTCGCTGG includes:
- a CDS encoding TetR/AcrR family transcriptional regulator, which translates into the protein MDSSIKKTRTRGRLSREMIEDAAFEVIEKEGLAGFSMRKLAAALGCEAMSIYHHFPSVAHLHEALVDRLVGALEMPDASLPWRQRMRIAIEDFRRIGRDHPAYATFFVTYRMNSPTCLAWLNGVIGLFRDGGFDAELSARLFRAVGYYLMGAVLDENAGYAKGPSAVNTVGDEQLARDFPNVMAAGRFFSTAEFDKTFELGLDMLLDEMERLRDSANAS
- a CDS encoding carboxymuconolactone decarboxylase family protein codes for the protein MSANRILSSVLSSIRHAFLLAAAGCALTMAAAPAYADDYDATLKDIQSTMGGVPSFVKQFPKAGLPGAWAEVKAIELSDKTALPPKVKSLISLAVAAQIPCTYCIWSDTQDAKRAGATDEEIQEAVAMAALTRHWSTIFNGMQVDFDTFKKEMGGQ